GTGCTTGAAATTTTAGCCTTTGTGGATAATTTAATGAAATTATTTGACTTTAGTTATGAAATGGAAATTTCAACTAAACCCGCTAAAGCTATAGGTGATGATGAAATTTGGGACAGCGCCACAAAAGCTTTAAAAGAAGCGCTTGATGAACAAGGTTTAAAATATGGCATCGATGAAGGTGGTGGAGCTTTTTATGGGCCAAAAATTGACATTAAAATTACTGACGCACTAAAAAGAAAATGGCAATGTGGTACCATACAAGTGGATTTTAATCTCCCAGAACGCTTTAAATTAGAATACACAGATAGTAATAACGAGAAAAAACAACCTGTAATGCTTCATCGTGCCATTTTGGGATCTTTTGAAAGATTTATAGGCATTTTAACTGAACATTGCGCAGGAGAATTTCCATTTTTCATCGCGCCAACAGCAGTGGGGATTGTGCCTATTGGTGAAGCACATTTAGCCTATGCTAAAGAAATTCAAAGAGAACTTTTGAATTTGGGTGTAGATAGCGAGGTGTATGAAAAAAATGAAAGCTTAAACAAAAAGATTCGCACTGCTGAAAAGCAAAAACTACCTATGATTTTAGTTTTGGGTGATGAAGAGGTAGCAAAACGTGGTGTTGCTTTAAGAGATAGAAGAGCTAAGGAGCAAAAAAATCTTAGCTTGGATGAATTTATTAATTTAGTTAAGGAGAAAATGAGTGAGGTACATTTTTGAGTAAAGAAAAAGAAGTATTGCTCAATGAAGAGATTAGAGCAGACGAAATCAGATGTATAGGTGATGATGGCAAGGTTTATGGTATCATCAGTAGTGACGAAGGCTTAGAGATTGCAAATCGCTTAGGACTTGATCTTGTTATGATAGCTCCTGATGCCAAACCACCGGTTTGTAAGATAATGGATTTTGGAAAATTCCGCTATCAACAAGAGAAAAAACAAAAAGAAGCTAAGAAAAAACAAAAAGTAATTGATATAAAAGAGATTAAACTTTCTGTAAAAATCGCACAAAATGATATTAATTACAAGGTAAAACATGCTTTAGAATTTTTAGAACAAGGAAAGCATGTGAGATTTCGTGTATTTTTAAAAGGGCGTGAGATGGCAAGCCCTGAAGCGGGTGTAGCTTTGCTTGAAAAAATTTGGACTATGATAGAAAATGAAGCTAATCGCGACAAAGAGCCAAATTTTGAAGGCCGTTATGTCAATATGCTCGTAACTCCAAAAAGATAAAGCTAGATGGATAATAAACAAATATTATTTGAATGGAGCAAAGAATTTAGCGTTAAAAATATGCAAATTGACGCTCAACATAAAAAGATATTTGATATCGCAAACGAAGCTTGGTTGATTGCAAAAGACATACCAACGCAACCAAGTTCAAAAGAACAACAAAAGCTTAAGCAAATTATTTTGCACTTACTTGATTACATTAACACACATTTTAAAGAAGAAGAAATTTTTATGCAAAACATAAATTTTCCTTTACTAAAAGAACATAAACAATCTCATAGAGAGCTTATAGAAAAGGTTAAAAACATACTTAAAAATATCAGCGACACTCAAATTTTATCCAAAGAACTTGCACTATTAACCAAAAAATGGATTTTAAAGCATATTATTGGTGAAGATATGCTCATCAAGCACTATGCTGAAACCGCTTTAGATATTAAAGAAATTCATTATAGTTTAGAACAATATAACAAAATTTTAGCGATGAATAAAGATATTGAAAAAGAAAGCCAATATAGCTATGTCTGCTCGTGTATGTTAAAAACTCATAAAATTTGTCAAACCTTACATGAGCATTTATTAAAGGAAAATAGTTTTATTAGGTGCAAAGTTTGCAAACAACCTTTAGTTTATCTTGAAAATAAAGATTTAAATGAAAAGGCTTTAAAAAATTTCAAACTCAAATTTTTTGGAACAAGCAATGTTTAATTTTAAAGCCAGATATGCAAATTCACAAATTATAGAATCAGAAGATCCTTATATTTTATTACAAAAACAAACAAATAAAAATTTTAGAATTTTAGATTTTAAAACCATCTGCACAAGCAATGAAGATGAAATTCAAGAGTACTCAAGTGATGAATTATCAATTTTTAATGATGATAATTTCTTTGTCAATAAAATCAAAAAGATTGAACAAAAATTCATTATAGAACTTTTCCCAAAAGAACAACTTGCATTAAATTTCAAAACCATACTTAGTTCAAATGAAAATTCTAGCTCTATAAAAATACTATTCGAAGGCGAAAATTTCCTACGATTTTATGATAATTTCAAAGAAGATTTAATCCAAGAAGTCTTCAAAAATATGCTTAAAGAACACTATTTAATAGGTATTAGACTTAAAAAAGAATTTTTTAATGACATTGATACAATCATTGCTCAATTAAAAAATAATACCACCTCCAAAAAAGCTATATTTAGCGTAGCGAATGGAGTTGAGCCCAAACAAGGAAAAGCGGATGAAATTATTTTTTACAAAAGCATTGAAAATGTAAAAAATTTAAACGAAGGGAAAATTTCTTACGATCAAAAATCCTATGCTAAGCCTATAGAAAAAAATGAATTGCTTTTTGAATACATTAAACCCATAGAAGGCAAAATAGGAAGAAATTTAAAAGGTAAAATTTTAAAGCCAAAACCTTTACAAAATAATGGAAATACATTAAAAATTGATAAAAATATTATTACCAAAGACACAAGGGAAAAAATTTCTTATTATGCAAGTTCTTATGGTTATTTAAAAAAAATAGGTTCTAATTATTCTATTATTGATGAGTTGATTTTGTATAATGTCAGCCTTAAAAATACAGGCTCTATAAAATCAAATACTCTCGAAGAAATTAGTGTCGAAATCACAAATAATAACTATTTAGATGAAAGCATCAAGGCCGGTGTAAAAGTCGAAGCCTATAATGTAAAAATAGCAGGAAATGTTGATATAGCTAGCGTAAAATCAGAATTTTTGTCTATAGGTGGAAAAACACATTCTAAATCAAAGCTATATGCTAAAAATGCTTATATTAATACGCATAAAGGTTATTTAGAGGCTGATATTGCTTTTATTGATAATTTAGAAAATGGAACCGTAATTGCCAATACTGTTATTATTAACACTTGCATGGGTGCAACCATTAAAGCAGATAAAATTTATGTTAAAAATGCTCTAAGCTATAATTGCATTCATCCAAAAAAATTTCTATTAGTAGATAATATTAATGGCGATATGAATGAATTTAGCGTAAGTCCTAACCATGTCGTTACTGCTAATAATGAATTTTATGAGGATATGGTACTTGCCAAAGAATTGCATAATAAAATTTCTCATATTAACGCCCAAATGAAAGAATCTTACGACTTTATCTTCAAAAACCAAAACAAAGTGCATTATTTTAAAAATATCAATTCAAACAACCCCACTCATCTTAAACTTATACAGAACTATGAAAATTCCCTTGTAAGATATAAAAAACTATTCGAAAATTATCAAGAATTAGTATGCTTTGCCTATGTATTGGACACAAAACTTGACGAAATTTATGGAGTAGCTTTTAATGCAAAAATTATGATTTATAATAATGAAGGAAATGATAATTTGATTAAATTTAAAGTCATACATCCAAGATCAATAGAACTTCGCTATATTTTGAAAAAAAATGACCCTTTCAAGCTTTTTCATCTCAAACGCAATGATAAAAACCCAACCATTCACAAAGAAGAAAATTTCCCTGATGAATTTATCAAATGGACTCAGACAAACAAAGAAAATTATTTTAATTGATTGAAATTATTCATTTATTAGTTCAAAAAGATCGATTCAAGTGGAGCTTATATGCAAGAAAATACTAAATTTTTAAAAGAACAAATCATCACTTATCTTGGAAATAAACGCACTTTATTGCATTTTTTAAAACAAGGTTTTGATTTTGCCAAAACAGAGCTTAATAAAGAAAAATTCAGTTTTTGCGATGTTTTTAGCGGTTCGGGTATAGTTTCGCGTTTTGCAAAAGCGCACTGTGATTTTTTAGTTGCAAATGACTTAGAGCTTTATTCTAAAATCATCAATGAATGCTATCTTAGCAACAAAAATTCCTCACTCATTAAAGATTTAAAACATTATCATAAAAAACTTTTAAGCGATTTAGAGCTAGAAAAAGGCTTTATTAGCAAACTTTATGCTCCAAAAGATGAAAATAATATCAAAAAAAATGAACGCGTTTTTTACACCCTAAAAAATGCAATGTTTTTGGACACAATCAGACAAAAAATCGAGCAAGAAATTCCTCAAAATTTAAAGCATTTTTTTATAGCCCCACTCATTTATGAAGCAAGCGTGCATTCAAATACTAGCGGTGTGTTTAAAGGCTTTTACAAAGGAAAAAATGGAATCGGTAAATTTGGCGGAGAAGCGCAAAATGCCTTAAAGCGCATTAAAGGAGAAATGAGTTTATCTCTGCCTATTTTTTCAAATTTTTGCTGTGATTTTGAAGTCACACAAAAAGATGCAAACGATTTAGCTAAGGAATTAGATAAAATCGATGTGGCATACTTAGATCCCCCATATAACCAGCATCCTTATAGTTCTAATTATTTTATGTTAAATTTAATAGCAAGTTACCAAAAGCCAAAAGAAATTTCAAAAATTTCTGGAATTCCAAAAAATTGGAATCGTAGCGACTTTAATAAAGCAAAAAAAGCTGAAGATGCTTTATTTGAACTCATTTTTAATCTCAAAGCAAAAGTTATTTTGCTCTCTTATAATTGTGAAGGTTTTATCAAAAAAGAAAAGTTCTTAAAACGACTTGAAAAACTTGGAAAATGTAATATTATTGAACAAAAATACAATACTTTCAAAGCAAGTAGAAACCTAAGAAATCGTAGCCTTTATGTCAATGAGCAACTTTATATTTTATTAAAAAATATTTAAAATTATTTTGATTTTTGTTATCATGGGACTTTATTTTTACTTCACTTTCATATTTTATGATTACGACCTATTTTTCATTAAGGAGTCACAATGATAAACAAAAACAAACTTTTTAGGCAAATTCACATTTATGTGAGTTTATTTTTCTTGCCTTTAGCACTTTTGTATGCCATATCCGGTATTGCTTATATATTGGGCGCGGATCAAGATACAGGTGCAGACATAAAAAGCTATACACTCAAAACTCTTCCAGAACAAGGCAAAGAGCAAGATTTTGTACTCAATTTCTTAAAAGAAAATGGTTTAAAAATTCCTTCCAACACAAACTTAAAAATGAATGCAAAAAGCAAAGAATTAACCATGGGTGCATCGCATTATAGCGTAAGCTTAT
This genomic interval from Campylobacter sp. CCS1377 contains the following:
- the infC gene encoding translation initiation factor IF-3, producing the protein MSKEKEVLLNEEIRADEIRCIGDDGKVYGIISSDEGLEIANRLGLDLVMIAPDAKPPVCKIMDFGKFRYQQEKKQKEAKKKQKVIDIKEIKLSVKIAQNDINYKVKHALEFLEQGKHVRFRVFLKGREMASPEAGVALLEKIWTMIENEANRDKEPNFEGRYVNMLVTPKR
- a CDS encoding hemerythrin family protein; the protein is MDNKQILFEWSKEFSVKNMQIDAQHKKIFDIANEAWLIAKDIPTQPSSKEQQKLKQIILHLLDYINTHFKEEEIFMQNINFPLLKEHKQSHRELIEKVKNILKNISDTQILSKELALLTKKWILKHIIGEDMLIKHYAETALDIKEIHYSLEQYNKILAMNKDIEKESQYSYVCSCMLKTHKICQTLHEHLLKENSFIRCKVCKQPLVYLENKDLNEKALKNFKLKFFGTSNV
- a CDS encoding flagellar assembly protein A, with translation MFNFKARYANSQIIESEDPYILLQKQTNKNFRILDFKTICTSNEDEIQEYSSDELSIFNDDNFFVNKIKKIEQKFIIELFPKEQLALNFKTILSSNENSSSIKILFEGENFLRFYDNFKEDLIQEVFKNMLKEHYLIGIRLKKEFFNDIDTIIAQLKNNTTSKKAIFSVANGVEPKQGKADEIIFYKSIENVKNLNEGKISYDQKSYAKPIEKNELLFEYIKPIEGKIGRNLKGKILKPKPLQNNGNTLKIDKNIITKDTREKISYYASSYGYLKKIGSNYSIIDELILYNVSLKNTGSIKSNTLEEISVEITNNNYLDESIKAGVKVEAYNVKIAGNVDIASVKSEFLSIGGKTHSKSKLYAKNAYINTHKGYLEADIAFIDNLENGTVIANTVIINTCMGATIKADKIYVKNALSYNCIHPKKFLLVDNINGDMNEFSVSPNHVVTANNEFYEDMVLAKELHNKISHINAQMKESYDFIFKNQNKVHYFKNINSNNPTHLKLIQNYENSLVRYKKLFENYQELVCFAYVLDTKLDEIYGVAFNAKIMIYNNEGNDNLIKFKVIHPRSIELRYILKKNDPFKLFHLKRNDKNPTIHKEENFPDEFIKWTQTNKENYFN
- a CDS encoding DNA adenine methylase, giving the protein MQENTKFLKEQIITYLGNKRTLLHFLKQGFDFAKTELNKEKFSFCDVFSGSGIVSRFAKAHCDFLVANDLELYSKIINECYLSNKNSSLIKDLKHYHKKLLSDLELEKGFISKLYAPKDENNIKKNERVFYTLKNAMFLDTIRQKIEQEIPQNLKHFFIAPLIYEASVHSNTSGVFKGFYKGKNGIGKFGGEAQNALKRIKGEMSLSLPIFSNFCCDFEVTQKDANDLAKELDKIDVAYLDPPYNQHPYSSNYFMLNLIASYQKPKEISKISGIPKNWNRSDFNKAKKAEDALFELIFNLKAKVILLSYNCEGFIKKEKFLKRLEKLGKCNIIEQKYNTFKASRNLRNRSLYVNEQLYILLKNI